In Natrinema amylolyticum, the DNA window CCGTAACTGATCGCGTTCGCGCCGGAGTTCCGTGAGTCGCGCCTCGAGGCGCTCGCGTTCGCGCCGGTCCGCGTCGACGAACGAGTCCCGCTCCGCGTCCTCGGGGATGCCCTCGAGCGCGTCGGCTCCGTCGTCCGTCGCGTCGGGTTCGATATCGATGTGTCCCGAGTGGGTGGCGTTGACGACGGCTCCGACGAGCAGTATCAGCCCGCCGAAGTACAGCCAGGTCAACAGGAGGAGGATGGCACCGATCGGTCCCGCCGAGTCGGAACTGCTCGAGACGGCGACGTAGACCTGAAAGAGCGACTGCAGCACCGCCCAGCCGACGGCGGCGACGAGGACGCCCGGCAACACCTCACGGGCGGAGACGTCAACGTCGGGGAAGAGGTAGTACATCGGGACGAAGGCGATCGTCAGCCCGACGACGAGCAACAGCGGGTTCAACAGTCCGATGAAGAGGCTGTTAGGGAAGAACGCGAAGACGATGCTGGTCGCCCCGGCCGCCGCGAGCGCGACCCCGATCGTCCCGAAGACGACGGCCCCGTCTCGCAACTGGTCGACCAGCGAGTTGTCCTCGGTCGAGGCGTAGATCTCCGAGAACGCGGTGTCCAGCCCCCGAAAGATCTTCAGCGACCCCCACAGGAGGACGAGGAGGCCGATGATCGACGTTCCCGCGCTCCCGGTCGAACCTTCGATCCCGTCCTCGAGGATGATCTGGCCGCTCTCCGGGAGGAAGCCTTCGGTCGCCGACGACACCTGTTGGGCGAGCCCCTCGCCGCCGAGGAACGAGACGAGAAAGAAGACGAGCACGAGCAAGGGAATCAACGAGATGAAGGCCTGATACGCGATACTGGCCGCCATGAACGTCACGTTCTTCTCCTGAATCCCCGCCACCACCGATTTTGCGAAGGGGGCCGCCCCGCGAACGTTGAGACCCATACTCGCAGTCCGTCACAGGCCCGGATAGCGCTCCGGCTTGCAACCACACGGCCCGCACCGCTGCCGTCAGTCCGACTCCCGCTCGAGCAGTTCGGCCACCGCCTCGCGAGTCGGGAGCGCCGCCATCGCGCCCGCGTCTGTCGTCGCCGTCGCCGCGACCGCGTTCGCGACGGCCACCGAGTCCTCGAGTCCCTTCCCCTCTCGGAGGGCGGTGATCGCGCCGGCGACGAAGGCGTCACCGGCGCCCGTCGTATCGACGGTCTCGACTGCGAAGCCGGAATGGTCGACCGCGGCCGCGGGCCACGACGCGTCGTCGGCCGCAACCGCGACGGCACCCTCCCCGCCGCGCGTGACGAAGACGGTGTGAGCCCCGCTCGCGTCGATCGTCGATCGGGCGATCGCCGTCGGGGTCTCGCCGCTGAACCCGAGCGCCTCGAGTTCCGCGACCGTCGCGAAACAGACGTCGACGGCTCCGAGCGCGTCGCCGACCACGCTCGCGAACGCCTCGACGTCGGCCCACAGTTCGGGCCGGAAGTTCGGATCGAACGAGACCGTACAGTCCGCGGCTGCGGCCCGCTCGAGCAGGTCTAGCGTCGCCGCGCGCGCCGGCCCACTCGACAGCGTCACGCCGCCCGCGTGGACCCACTCGCAGTCGGCCAGCGTCTCGTCGTCGATCCGTCCGGGCTCGAGGCGCGTGTCGGCGGTCCCGTCCCGGTAGAAGGTGAACTCGCGGTCGCCGCTCTCGTCGTGAGCGACGAACGCGAGCGTCGTCTTCGCGTCCCCATCACGTTCGACGAATCGGTCGGGAAGGCCGTGATCGACGAGGGCCCGCTCGAGGTATCGGCCGAACGGGTCCGCACCGACGCGGGTCCAGAACAGCGGCGGCCCCTCGAGGCGAGCGAGTCCGACGGCGACGTTCGCCGGTGCACCGCCCGGACGGCGCTCGAACTCCGCGACCGCCTCGAGCGGTCCGGGTCGCTCGGGGACCCAGTCGATCAGCGTTTCGCCGGCGACGAGCACCTCGCGAGACATGCTCGTGTGTGCGTCGTCGACGGCGGTAGTTCTATCGACGCGACGGCGAGCGCGGTCGTCGAATTCGGGCGGAGCCGGCCGAATCGGGAATCTATATCCGGCCCCCGTTCCGAGCCGATAGTATTCGTATGAAAGACACTTCTCGCCGGCGACTACTCGCGGCCGCGGGGTTCGGGACGGGCCTCACCACCCTCAGTGCGGGCTGTCTCGAGCGACTCCCCGAAACCGGGACCGACGAATCCGACGAACCCGACGAATCGAACGAATCGGACGAATCGGACGAATCGGACGATAGCAGTCCGAGCGACGTGACGCCCCTCGAGCGCTGGGTTCCGGCCTCGAGCAGCGCCGAACTCCTCTTTCACTACCGCGACCTCGCCACGGTCCGACGGCTCGAGGACGACCTGCGGGCGGGCGTCGTCGAGGACGTGCCGACGGTGCCGGACGGCGACGGCAGCGAGGTCGTCGAGCGGGTCGCCGATGGCGAGTCGGCAGTGGAGTCAGTGCTCAGATTCGGGTCCGAGGGTGTCGCCGGGAACGTCGTCGCCGGCTCGTTCGACCCCACCGCGGTCGACGCCGAGAGCGAGTCGTCGGTCGGCGAGTTCGCGGTCCGCGAGCGCGACGGCGTCTCGGTCGCCGTCTCCGCGGAGACGGTCGTCGTGAGCCCTGCCGACGGCGCGGCCCTCGATGCGATCCTCGCGGCGGGCGTCGAGGGAACGGATCGGCGCGTCGACGGACACGACCACTTCGCGCAGTTGCTCGAGCGCGTCGGCGACGGCACGGTCCTCTGGGGTGAATACGAGGGCGAGACAGCGGGGAGCGGTGCCGCCTTCTCGTGGTCACTCGGATCCGACACGTCGGCCTACTCGGGGGTCGCCGTCTACGCCAACGCTGATCGGACGAAAGAATTCGAGGAGACGATGTCGGACCGGTTCGACGACGTGACGGTCGAGGTCGACGGCAACGTCGGCGTGGCGACGCGAACCGTTCCGACTGAGGAGTACGAGTATCAGGATCTGTTCGCCGAACGCGGATCGGAGGCGATGGCCGGGACGACCATCGAAGTCGATCAGTCATCGAGGACCATCACCGTAACGTACACTGCTAGCGGTAACGCCGACCGACTCGAAGTGCACGAGGGTGCCGAGAAACGCGAAACCCTGACTGAAGTCGGTCAGAAAGCGACGCTCGAGTACGATGCCGGAGAATCAGGGTCCGTTCAGGCCGTCGCCGTCATCGGTGAAACCGAGACGCTAATCGCCTCCGAGTCGTTCTCGTTTTGATCCATCGGTGTTTCGACGGAAGTAAACTGAACCGGCTACGTTACAGGATAATGCTCTTCTCGCGCATCATCGCGTGGATCGAGGCGTCGAGGCCCTCGCGGCCGATACCCGAGTCCTTGTTGCCGCCGAACGGGACGTCGCCCAGCCCGTGGCTCGGCGCGCCGTTGATCCGGACCGCGCCGGCGTCGATACGGTTGGCCATCCGCATCGCACGCTTGTAGTCGCTCGTGAAGACCGCCGCGTCGAGCGCGAGATCGGAGCCGTTCGCGATCTCGAGAGCTTCGTCCTCGTCCTCGAAGGTCGTGATCGCAGCGATGGGACCGAACTGCTCCTCGTCGACGATGCGGGCGTCGCGCGGGACGTTCGCGAGCAGCGTCGGCTCGAAGAACTGATCGGCGAGTTCGTCTGGCACGCCCTCGGGGGCGCGACGGCTCCCGCCGCGGACGATCTCCGCGCCCTTGTCGACGGCGTCCTCGACGAGCGTCTCGACCCAATCGGCCTGGTCCTCGCTGATGAGCGGGCCGAAGGCGGTGTCCTCGTCGAAGAGGTCGCCGGCAGTCCAGGCGTCCATCTGCCCGTCGATCAGATCGACGAGTTCGTCGTGGACCGACTCGTGGGCCAGCACGCGCGAGATCGCCGAGCAGC includes these proteins:
- a CDS encoding aldehyde dehydrogenase family protein, whose amino-acid sequence is RESGMVNLHMELGGNAPAVVFDDADLTDVAGNCAKGSFKYAGQRCSAISRVLAHESVHDELVDLIDGQMDAWTAGDLFDEDTAFGPLISEDQADWVETLVEDAVDKGAEIVRGGSRRAPEGVPDELADQFFEPTLLANVPRDARIVDEEQFGPIAAITTFEDEDEALEIANGSDLALDAAVFTSDYKRAMRMANRIDAGAVRINGAPSHGLGDVPFGGNKDSGIGREGLDASIHAMMREKSIIL
- a CDS encoding YhjD/YihY/BrkB family envelope integrity protein, whose amino-acid sequence is MGLNVRGAAPFAKSVVAGIQEKNVTFMAASIAYQAFISLIPLLVLVFFLVSFLGGEGLAQQVSSATEGFLPESGQIILEDGIEGSTGSAGTSIIGLLVLLWGSLKIFRGLDTAFSEIYASTEDNSLVDQLRDGAVVFGTIGVALAAAGATSIVFAFFPNSLFIGLLNPLLLVVGLTIAFVPMYYLFPDVDVSAREVLPGVLVAAVGWAVLQSLFQVYVAVSSSSDSAGPIGAILLLLTWLYFGGLILLVGAVVNATHSGHIDIEPDATDDGADALEGIPEDAERDSFVDADRRERERLEARLTELRRERDQLRNDRESQRTRRYRLEDRVDDLEEQIGDLETTNGELEAENERLRRELAARQGSSWRRRLRGVLTRVRTLNVGVVENRNE
- a CDS encoding carbohydrate kinase family protein — translated: MSREVLVAGETLIDWVPERPGPLEAVAEFERRPGGAPANVAVGLARLEGPPLFWTRVGADPFGRYLERALVDHGLPDRFVERDGDAKTTLAFVAHDESGDREFTFYRDGTADTRLEPGRIDDETLADCEWVHAGGVTLSSGPARAATLDLLERAAAADCTVSFDPNFRPELWADVEAFASVVGDALGAVDVCFATVAELEALGFSGETPTAIARSTIDASGAHTVFVTRGGEGAVAVAADDASWPAAAVDHSGFAVETVDTTGAGDAFVAGAITALREGKGLEDSVAVANAVAATATTDAGAMAALPTREAVAELLERESD